In Sphingobacteriaceae bacterium, the following proteins share a genomic window:
- a CDS encoding cryptochrome/photolyase family protein has translation MSSHTNSAKTLRLILGDQLHINHSWFKVVDSTVVYVLMEVRSETDYVWHHIQKVAAFFSAMRHFAAALEEKGHWVIYIKLNDRDNVQTFAGNCNSLISKYHFNHFEYLLPDEYRVDQELLKYSQSLTISSASFDTEHFFTSRKELGDFFEGKKTYLMESFYRYMRKKHSFLMQGTGPYNGQWNFDAENRKKLPVNHRATEPFVFKNSVAEIISELAQANIQTIGTVDSENFIWPVSRQQSLELLDFFATECLPLFGTYQDAMSPQEWSLYHSRLSFSLNCKLISPQEVIDRALLEWEKRPDEIAFNQLEGFVRQVLGWREYMRGMYWLKMPEFASVNYFANKNKLPDWYWTGKTKMNCLREAISQSLNYAYAHHIQRLMVTGNFALLAGVDPDEVDKWYLGIYIDALQWVEITNTRGMSQYADGGLIATKPYVSSATYIDKMSHYCSGCYYNKTKKTGDRACPFNSLYWNFYDQHREKLSKNARVGMMYNVWQKMKPADKSAILQQAEYYLTHINEL, from the coding sequence ATGTCTTCACATACAAATAGTGCCAAAACCCTGCGCTTGATTCTCGGCGATCAACTCCATATAAACCACTCGTGGTTTAAAGTGGTAGATTCAACTGTTGTGTATGTGCTAATGGAAGTGCGTTCGGAAACAGATTACGTTTGGCACCACATACAAAAAGTCGCTGCTTTCTTTAGCGCTATGCGGCACTTTGCAGCTGCGTTAGAAGAAAAAGGGCATTGGGTTATTTACATCAAATTAAATGATCGGGATAATGTGCAAACCTTCGCAGGAAACTGCAATAGCCTTATAAGCAAATACCACTTTAATCATTTTGAGTATCTGCTGCCAGATGAGTATAGAGTGGACCAGGAGCTCCTGAAGTATTCGCAAAGCCTTACTATTTCTTCTGCATCTTTTGATACGGAACATTTTTTTACAAGCAGAAAGGAACTGGGCGATTTTTTCGAAGGTAAAAAGACCTACCTCATGGAAAGTTTTTACCGCTATATGAGGAAGAAACATTCTTTTTTAATGCAGGGTACAGGGCCTTACAATGGCCAATGGAACTTCGATGCAGAAAACCGGAAAAAATTACCGGTAAATCACAGGGCCACAGAACCTTTTGTTTTTAAGAATTCTGTTGCTGAGATTATTTCAGAACTTGCTCAAGCCAACATCCAAACTATTGGTACTGTTGATTCTGAAAATTTTATTTGGCCGGTAAGCCGCCAACAGTCATTAGAACTACTTGATTTTTTTGCAACAGAGTGTCTGCCGCTTTTTGGAACTTACCAGGATGCCATGTCTCCGCAGGAGTGGTCTTTATATCATTCACGCTTATCTTTTTCTCTGAATTGCAAATTGATATCTCCGCAAGAAGTAATTGATAGAGCGCTCTTAGAATGGGAAAAAAGGCCGGATGAAATTGCCTTCAACCAGTTAGAGGGGTTTGTACGACAGGTTCTTGGCTGGAGGGAATACATGCGGGGCATGTACTGGTTAAAAATGCCAGAGTTTGCTTCGGTAAATTATTTTGCGAATAAAAACAAATTGCCCGATTGGTATTGGACCGGCAAAACCAAAATGAACTGTCTCCGGGAGGCGATCAGCCAATCTCTTAACTACGCATACGCCCATCATATTCAGCGGCTCATGGTAACCGGAAATTTTGCCTTGTTAGCAGGTGTTGATCCGGATGAAGTGGATAAGTGGTATCTCGGTATCTACATAGACGCTTTGCAGTGGGTAGAGATTACCAACACACGCGGTATGAGCCAGTATGCAGATGGAGGTCTCATAGCAACGAAACCTTATGTGAGCTCTGCAACGTACATAGATAAGATGAGTCATTATTGCTCAGGCTGCTACTACAACAAGACTAAAAAAACAGGAGACCGCGCATGTCCCTTCAATAGTTTATACTGGAATTTTTATGATCAGCACAGGGAAAAACTATCTAAAAATGCCAGGGTAGGTATGATGTACAATGTCTGGCAAAAAATGAAACCCGCCGACAAGTCTGCTATTCTGCAACAAGCAGAGTATTATTTAACGCATATAAACGAACTCTGA
- a CDS encoding MerR family transcriptional regulator produces the protein MRSYRIAELEQLTGIKAHTIRIWEKRYNLITPDRTSTNYRRYDDEQLKKLLNVSTLLSLGHKISHISLLNEKEMFRLVTESQEQGTDSIICDGFINNLLAAMLKYDEAAFEKTYSASVTRFGLFDAMINVFYPLLTKIGYLWTTNEVNPAQEHFASCLIKRKLMAATDGLPPAGKKSKKFLLSLLPTESHDISLLFANYIIRAKGHETVYLGQDVPFENIFSTLEETKPQFFLTFFTLSQNLNELSVNLKNKLSLPANVTFLIGGNSSITDHLEKKFKAGVLKGPKDLAKYLK, from the coding sequence ATGAGATCATATCGCATAGCAGAACTCGAACAGTTGACCGGAATCAAGGCTCACACGATAAGGATTTGGGAAAAGCGCTACAATCTAATTACGCCCGACAGAACTTCTACCAACTATAGACGCTACGATGACGAACAATTAAAGAAACTTTTAAATGTCTCTACGCTCTTATCACTGGGACATAAAATTTCTCATATTTCTTTACTGAACGAGAAAGAGATGTTCCGGCTGGTGACTGAGAGTCAGGAGCAGGGAACTGATAGTATTATATGCGATGGCTTTATAAACAATCTTTTAGCAGCTATGCTAAAGTATGATGAAGCTGCCTTCGAAAAAACTTATTCAGCTTCGGTAACACGTTTTGGTTTGTTTGATGCGATGATAAATGTTTTTTACCCACTGCTTACTAAGATTGGCTATTTGTGGACGACTAACGAAGTAAACCCCGCCCAGGAACATTTTGCTTCCTGCCTCATTAAACGCAAATTGATGGCGGCTACTGACGGCTTGCCTCCCGCCGGAAAAAAAAGCAAGAAATTTCTTCTTTCCCTTTTACCAACTGAATCACACGATATCAGTTTACTATTTGCAAACTATATAATCAGAGCAAAAGGCCATGAGACTGTATATCTTGGTCAGGATGTACCTTTTGAAAATATCTTCTCAACGCTCGAAGAAACAAAACCACAGTTTTTTCTAACTTTTTTTACTTTGTCGCAAAACCTAAACGAGCTGTCTGTTAATCTTAAAAACAAATTAAGCTTGCCTGCTAACGTCACCTTTTTAATTGGCGGAAATTCTTCAATAACCGATCACCTTGAAAAAAAATTTAAAGCAGGGGTTCTTAAAGGTCCGAAAGATTTAGCGAAGTATTTGAAATAA
- a CDS encoding phytoene synthase — protein MKELFDKVSCKVSVITTKTYSTSFSLGIYCLDKKFHEPIYNIYGFVRFADEIVDSFHGYDKELLLREFKEETYKAIERKISLNPILNSFQSVVHAYNIEQDLVDGFLKSMEMDLSTSSHNKASYENYIYGSAEVVGLMCLRVFTENSEEKYQALKPFAMRLGSAFQKVNFLRDIQSDYKTLERVYFPGVDLDNFAISEKRNIEKEIEVDFAEALQGIKRLPSGSRFGVYVAYIYYKSLFDKIKDTPASLILNQRIRISNSEKIYLLCSSYFKNALRLL, from the coding sequence GTGAAAGAACTGTTTGATAAAGTTTCCTGCAAGGTTAGTGTTATTACAACCAAAACTTACAGTACGAGTTTTTCGTTAGGAATTTATTGTCTCGACAAGAAGTTTCACGAGCCCATCTATAACATTTATGGATTCGTAAGATTTGCCGACGAAATTGTAGATTCCTTTCACGGCTACGACAAAGAACTTTTATTGCGGGAGTTTAAAGAAGAAACTTACAAAGCCATTGAGCGTAAAATAAGTTTGAATCCGATATTAAATAGTTTTCAAAGTGTTGTGCATGCCTATAATATTGAGCAGGACCTGGTTGATGGATTTCTTAAAAGCATGGAGATGGATCTTTCCACCAGCAGTCATAATAAAGCTTCTTACGAAAATTATATTTATGGCTCAGCGGAAGTTGTGGGCCTGATGTGCTTAAGGGTATTCACCGAAAACAGTGAGGAAAAATACCAGGCTCTAAAACCTTTTGCAATGAGACTTGGTTCGGCATTTCAAAAGGTAAATTTTTTAAGGGATATTCAAAGCGATTATAAAACTCTCGAAAGGGTCTATTTTCCCGGGGTTGATCTGGACAACTTCGCAATTTCAGAAAAAAGAAACATTGAAAAAGAAATTGAAGTGGATTTTGCCGAGGCCTTACAGGGAATTAAACGATTGCCATCCGGATCTCGTTTTGGTGTTTACGTAGCTTACATTTACTACAAAAGTTTGTTTGATAAAATTAAAGACACACCCGCCAGTTTAATACTGAACCAGCGCATACGCATTTCGAACAGTGAAAAAATCTACCTGCTCTGCAGCTCATACTTTAAAAATGCCTTGCGGCTATTATAA
- a CDS encoding GTP cyclohydrolase I FolE — translation MKLDPEINHPMTAEAFEQSDAEKIKSIEYHFGKIMETMGLDLSDDSLKDTPGRVAKMYVKELFSGLNPINKPEVTLFDNTYNYTEMLLEKNITFFSNCEHHFVPIFGRAHVAYISSGKIIGLSKLNRIVNYFSRRPQVQERLTMQIAKDLQEQLQTEDVAILMDARHFCVASRGIKDSSASTVTSFYGGKFKDEVLKKEFMNAINLKEHY, via the coding sequence ATGAAACTTGATCCTGAAATTAATCATCCAATGACCGCTGAAGCTTTTGAACAGAGCGATGCAGAAAAAATTAAGAGTATTGAATACCATTTTGGAAAGATTATGGAGACTATGGGTCTTGATCTTTCGGATGACAGTCTTAAAGATACGCCGGGCCGTGTGGCTAAAATGTACGTGAAAGAACTCTTCAGTGGCCTGAATCCGATTAATAAACCCGAGGTAACTCTTTTTGACAACACGTACAACTATACTGAAATGCTCCTGGAAAAAAACATTACTTTTTTTAGTAACTGCGAACATCATTTCGTTCCTATTTTCGGAAGAGCTCATGTAGCCTATATTTCATCAGGTAAAATTATAGGTCTTTCAAAACTAAACCGAATTGTAAATTACTTTTCAAGAAGGCCACAAGTTCAGGAAAGGTTAACGATGCAGATCGCGAAAGACCTTCAAGAGCAGCTGCAAACCGAGGATGTAGCCATTCTTATGGATGCCAGGCATTTTTGTGTAGCATCAAGAGGGATAAAGGATTCATCGGCATCAACCGTAACTTCCTTTTACGGAGGAAAATTCAAAGACGAGGTTTTGAAAAAAGAATTCATGAACGCAATTAATTTAAAAGAACATTACTAA
- a CDS encoding cryptochrome DASH: MKRSIVWFKTDLRLHDNETLIRAIERSGEIIPVYCLDEDHFKKTEFGFQKTGNFRGQFLLESLFDLDANLRKLGSGLIVVRGKPATELYKLAKEYGVTKVFAKREVAYEEKEKEELVEKELWKLNCSFESFSTSTLYHAQDLPFSIKDIPDIFTNFRKKIERESPVRAVFEKPSQITSPAIPKLHLPELEELSLAPVAQDPRAAILFRGGESEACKRLNSYFFETQNISRYKETRNEMLGSDYSTKFSPWLGLGCLSPREIYYEIKKYESQFSANDSTYWLVFELLWRDYFRFMMKKYRHKFFLFSGIKNAGSPPAALNKKLLLKWMDGKTGNDFIDANMQELKLTGYMSNRGRQNVASYLCNDLKLDWRYGAAYFEQQLIDYDVCSNWGNWAYLAGVGNDPRGNRYFNIEKQAEEYDPEKLYRNLWLSK, encoded by the coding sequence ATGAAACGTTCAATTGTTTGGTTTAAAACAGATCTCCGCTTGCATGATAATGAAACGCTGATCCGCGCTATTGAAAGAAGTGGTGAAATCATTCCTGTTTATTGTCTGGATGAGGATCATTTCAAAAAAACGGAGTTCGGTTTCCAGAAGACTGGAAATTTCAGAGGGCAGTTTTTACTTGAGTCTTTGTTTGATCTCGATGCCAACTTGCGTAAGCTTGGCTCAGGTCTTATAGTTGTGAGAGGAAAACCAGCAACAGAACTTTATAAACTGGCGAAGGAATATGGCGTTACAAAAGTGTTTGCAAAACGCGAAGTGGCCTATGAGGAAAAGGAAAAAGAAGAATTGGTTGAAAAAGAACTATGGAAACTGAATTGTTCATTCGAAAGCTTTAGTACAAGTACCTTATACCACGCGCAGGATTTGCCTTTTTCTATAAAAGATATTCCGGATATATTTACAAATTTTAGAAAGAAAATAGAACGAGAATCACCCGTGAGAGCGGTTTTTGAAAAGCCTTCACAAATCACATCTCCCGCTATTCCTAAACTGCATTTGCCTGAACTCGAAGAGCTCTCTCTGGCACCGGTAGCCCAGGATCCCCGAGCGGCTATTCTTTTTAGAGGAGGAGAAAGCGAAGCATGCAAAAGGCTGAATTCTTATTTTTTTGAAACGCAAAATATTTCACGCTACAAGGAGACAAGAAATGAAATGCTGGGAAGTGATTACTCCACGAAATTTTCTCCCTGGTTGGGATTGGGATGTTTATCGCCAAGAGAGATTTATTATGAAATAAAAAAATACGAATCTCAGTTTTCTGCTAATGATTCTACTTACTGGTTGGTTTTTGAATTACTGTGGCGCGATTATTTTAGATTTATGATGAAAAAATACAGGCATAAATTTTTTCTCTTTTCAGGAATAAAAAATGCAGGCTCCCCGCCGGCTGCTTTAAATAAAAAGTTGTTATTAAAATGGATGGACGGAAAAACCGGGAATGATTTTATAGACGCCAACATGCAGGAATTAAAACTCACGGGCTATATGAGCAATAGGGGCAGGCAAAATGTAGCGAGTTATTTGTGCAACGATTTAAAGTTAGATTGGCGCTATGGAGCCGCTTATTTCGAGCAGCAGCTCATTGACTATGATGTGTGCAGCAACTGGGGCAACTGGGCTTACCTGGCAGGGGTTGGAAATGATCCGAGAGGTAACCGGTATTTCAATATTGAAAAGCAGGCTGAAGAATATGACCCTGAAAAATTATACCGCAATCTCTGGTTGAGTAAATAA